A genomic segment from Malaclemys terrapin pileata isolate rMalTer1 chromosome 1, rMalTer1.hap1, whole genome shotgun sequence encodes:
- the TEF gene encoding thyrotroph embryonic factor isoform X2 — translation MPGRAARQEAAAGSAGAAASAQQERSLAGAFPLVLKKLMENPPRDARLDKEKEKEKLEEDEAAAASTMAVSASLMPPIWDKTIPYDGESFHLEYMDLDEFLLENGIPSSPAHLGLNQNPLLPVAELEGKEPASAAAASPPSSSSTVVFQPSEAASGTESSPESERDTPSPVDPDCIEIDVNFNPDPADLVLSSVPGGELFNPRKHKFAEEDLKPQPMIKKAKKVFVPDEQKDEKYWTRRKKNNMAAKRSRDARRLKENQITIRAAFLEKENTALRTEVAELRKEVGKCKNIVSKYETRYGPL, via the exons ATGCCCGGCCGCGCCGCGCGCCAGGAGGCAGCAGCGGGGAGCGCAGGGGCGGCCGCCTCCGCGCAGCAGGAGCGGAGCCTGGCGGGAGCCTTCCCGCTAGTGCTGAAGAAGCTGATGGAGAATCCTCCGCGGGACGCGCGCCTCG ataaagaaaaggagaaggaaaaactTGAGGAGGATgaagcagcagctgccagcactATGGCAGTCTCTGCCTCCCTCATGCCTCCCATTTGGGACAAAACCATCCCTTATGATGGGGAATCTTTCCACCTGGAGTACATGGATCTGGATGAGTTCCTCCTGGAGAACGGAATCCCTTCTAGCCCTGCTCACCTAGGCTTGAACCAGAACCCGCTCCTGCCTGTGGCTGAGCTGGAAGGAAAAGAGCCTGCCAGTGCagctgctgcctcccctccctcatcATCTTCCACTGTAGTTTTCCAACCATCTGAAGCTGCCTCCGGCACAG AATCCTccccagagagtgagagagacactcCGAGCCCCGTTGATCCAGACTGCATTGAGATTGATGTGAACTTTAATCCCGACCCTGCTGACTTAGTGCTCTCCAGCGTGCCCGGTGGTGAGCTTTTCAATCCTCGCAAGCACAAGTTTGCTGAAGAGGACCTGAAACCACAGCCCATGATTAAAAAGGCCAAGAAGGTTTTTGTCCCAGATGAGCAAAAG GATGAAAAATATTGGACAAGGCGAAAGAAGAACAACATGGCAGCAAAGCGTTCCCGCGATGCTCGGCGACTGAAAGAGAATCAGATCACAATCCGAGCAGCCTTCTTGGAGAAGGAGAACACTGCCCTCAGGACAGAGGTGGCAGAGCTGCGCAAGGAAGTGGGGAAATGCAAGAACATTGTCTCTAAATATGAGACCAGATACGGACCCTTGTAA
- the TEF gene encoding thyrotroph embryonic factor isoform X3 has protein sequence MSGCDNLGVPPAMDFPEVLKSLLEYSLPWADTRSDKEKEKEKLEEDEAAAASTMAVSASLMPPIWDKTIPYDGESFHLEYMDLDEFLLENGIPSSPAHLGLNQNPLLPVAELEGKEPASAAAASPPSSSSTVVFQPSEAASGTESSPESERDTPSPVDPDCIEIDVNFNPDPADLVLSSVPGGELFNPRKHKFAEEDLKPQPMIKKAKKVFVPDEQKDEKYWTRRKKNNMAAKRSRDARRLKENQITIRAAFLEKENTALRTEVAELRKEVGKCKNIVSKYETRYGPFDLSDSE, from the exons ATGTCCGGCTGCGACAACCTCGGCGTCCCGCCTGCCATGGACTTTCCCGAAGTGCTGAAGTCCCTGCTGGAGTACTCCTTGCCCTGGGCCGACACGCGCTCAG ataaagaaaaggagaaggaaaaactTGAGGAGGATgaagcagcagctgccagcactATGGCAGTCTCTGCCTCCCTCATGCCTCCCATTTGGGACAAAACCATCCCTTATGATGGGGAATCTTTCCACCTGGAGTACATGGATCTGGATGAGTTCCTCCTGGAGAACGGAATCCCTTCTAGCCCTGCTCACCTAGGCTTGAACCAGAACCCGCTCCTGCCTGTGGCTGAGCTGGAAGGAAAAGAGCCTGCCAGTGCagctgctgcctcccctccctcatcATCTTCCACTGTAGTTTTCCAACCATCTGAAGCTGCCTCCGGCACAG AATCCTccccagagagtgagagagacactcCGAGCCCCGTTGATCCAGACTGCATTGAGATTGATGTGAACTTTAATCCCGACCCTGCTGACTTAGTGCTCTCCAGCGTGCCCGGTGGTGAGCTTTTCAATCCTCGCAAGCACAAGTTTGCTGAAGAGGACCTGAAACCACAGCCCATGATTAAAAAGGCCAAGAAGGTTTTTGTCCCAGATGAGCAAAAG GATGAAAAATATTGGACAAGGCGAAAGAAGAACAACATGGCAGCAAAGCGTTCCCGCGATGCTCGGCGACTGAAAGAGAATCAGATCACAATCCGAGCAGCCTTCTTGGAGAAGGAGAACACTGCCCTCAGGACAGAGGTGGCAGAGCTGCGCAAGGAAGTGGGGAAATGCAAGAACATTGTCTCTAAATATGAGACCAGATACGGACCCTT TGACTTATCTGATTCCGAGTGA
- the TEF gene encoding thyrotroph embryonic factor isoform X4: MSGCDNLGVPPAMDFPEVLKSLLEYSLPWADTRSDKEKEKEKLEEDEAAAASTMAVSASLMPPIWDKTIPYDGESFHLEYMDLDEFLLENGIPSSPAHLGLNQNPLLPVAELEGKEPASAAAASPPSSSSTVVFQPSEAASGTESSPESERDTPSPVDPDCIEIDVNFNPDPADLVLSSVPGGELFNPRKHKFAEEDLKPQPMIKKAKKVFVPDEQKDEKYWTRRKKNNMAAKRSRDARRLKENQITIRAAFLEKENTALRTEVAELRKEVGKCKNIVSKYETRYGPL; the protein is encoded by the exons ATGTCCGGCTGCGACAACCTCGGCGTCCCGCCTGCCATGGACTTTCCCGAAGTGCTGAAGTCCCTGCTGGAGTACTCCTTGCCCTGGGCCGACACGCGCTCAG ataaagaaaaggagaaggaaaaactTGAGGAGGATgaagcagcagctgccagcactATGGCAGTCTCTGCCTCCCTCATGCCTCCCATTTGGGACAAAACCATCCCTTATGATGGGGAATCTTTCCACCTGGAGTACATGGATCTGGATGAGTTCCTCCTGGAGAACGGAATCCCTTCTAGCCCTGCTCACCTAGGCTTGAACCAGAACCCGCTCCTGCCTGTGGCTGAGCTGGAAGGAAAAGAGCCTGCCAGTGCagctgctgcctcccctccctcatcATCTTCCACTGTAGTTTTCCAACCATCTGAAGCTGCCTCCGGCACAG AATCCTccccagagagtgagagagacactcCGAGCCCCGTTGATCCAGACTGCATTGAGATTGATGTGAACTTTAATCCCGACCCTGCTGACTTAGTGCTCTCCAGCGTGCCCGGTGGTGAGCTTTTCAATCCTCGCAAGCACAAGTTTGCTGAAGAGGACCTGAAACCACAGCCCATGATTAAAAAGGCCAAGAAGGTTTTTGTCCCAGATGAGCAAAAG GATGAAAAATATTGGACAAGGCGAAAGAAGAACAACATGGCAGCAAAGCGTTCCCGCGATGCTCGGCGACTGAAAGAGAATCAGATCACAATCCGAGCAGCCTTCTTGGAGAAGGAGAACACTGCCCTCAGGACAGAGGTGGCAGAGCTGCGCAAGGAAGTGGGGAAATGCAAGAACATTGTCTCTAAATATGAGACCAGATACGGACCCTTGTAA
- the TEF gene encoding thyrotroph embryonic factor isoform X1 translates to MPGRAARQEAAAGSAGAAASAQQERSLAGAFPLVLKKLMENPPRDARLDKEKEKEKLEEDEAAAASTMAVSASLMPPIWDKTIPYDGESFHLEYMDLDEFLLENGIPSSPAHLGLNQNPLLPVAELEGKEPASAAAASPPSSSSTVVFQPSEAASGTESSPESERDTPSPVDPDCIEIDVNFNPDPADLVLSSVPGGELFNPRKHKFAEEDLKPQPMIKKAKKVFVPDEQKDEKYWTRRKKNNMAAKRSRDARRLKENQITIRAAFLEKENTALRTEVAELRKEVGKCKNIVSKYETRYGPFDLSDSE, encoded by the exons ATGCCCGGCCGCGCCGCGCGCCAGGAGGCAGCAGCGGGGAGCGCAGGGGCGGCCGCCTCCGCGCAGCAGGAGCGGAGCCTGGCGGGAGCCTTCCCGCTAGTGCTGAAGAAGCTGATGGAGAATCCTCCGCGGGACGCGCGCCTCG ataaagaaaaggagaaggaaaaactTGAGGAGGATgaagcagcagctgccagcactATGGCAGTCTCTGCCTCCCTCATGCCTCCCATTTGGGACAAAACCATCCCTTATGATGGGGAATCTTTCCACCTGGAGTACATGGATCTGGATGAGTTCCTCCTGGAGAACGGAATCCCTTCTAGCCCTGCTCACCTAGGCTTGAACCAGAACCCGCTCCTGCCTGTGGCTGAGCTGGAAGGAAAAGAGCCTGCCAGTGCagctgctgcctcccctccctcatcATCTTCCACTGTAGTTTTCCAACCATCTGAAGCTGCCTCCGGCACAG AATCCTccccagagagtgagagagacactcCGAGCCCCGTTGATCCAGACTGCATTGAGATTGATGTGAACTTTAATCCCGACCCTGCTGACTTAGTGCTCTCCAGCGTGCCCGGTGGTGAGCTTTTCAATCCTCGCAAGCACAAGTTTGCTGAAGAGGACCTGAAACCACAGCCCATGATTAAAAAGGCCAAGAAGGTTTTTGTCCCAGATGAGCAAAAG GATGAAAAATATTGGACAAGGCGAAAGAAGAACAACATGGCAGCAAAGCGTTCCCGCGATGCTCGGCGACTGAAAGAGAATCAGATCACAATCCGAGCAGCCTTCTTGGAGAAGGAGAACACTGCCCTCAGGACAGAGGTGGCAGAGCTGCGCAAGGAAGTGGGGAAATGCAAGAACATTGTCTCTAAATATGAGACCAGATACGGACCCTT TGACTTATCTGATTCCGAGTGA